Proteins co-encoded in one Nicotiana sylvestris chromosome 7, ASM39365v2, whole genome shotgun sequence genomic window:
- the LOC104214610 gene encoding PLASMODESMATA CALLOSE-BINDING PROTEIN 5-like, with the protein MSPKFSLSLLLFSLISTLCAAQGGGGGGGGGTVQLWCVAKNNAEDAALQSAIDWACGPGGANCGPIQPGEPCYDASDIQKTASYAFNDYFIRHGMTEDACNFDNNAALISINPSHGGCKFPSSKNGSGNFSGSTNVGLGPASEDLSSSSYIPRIYILMAINLLFSSLLIL; encoded by the exons ATGTCTCCCAAATTCTCACTTTCACTCCTTCTATTCTCTCTAATCTCCACCCTTTGTGCTGCCCAAGGCGGCGGCGGCGGCGGCGGAGGGGGGACGGTTCAGTTGTGGTGTGTGGCAAAGAACAACGCAGAAGATGCTGCACTTCAATCGGCGATTGATTGGGCTTGTGGGCCTGGAGGTGCTAATTGTGGGCCTATTCAGCCCGGTGAACCTTGCTATGACGCTTCCGACATCCAGAAAACGGCGTCGTATGCTTTCAATGATTACTTCATCAGGCATGGTATGACTGAGGATGCTTGTAATTTCGATAACAACGCTGCTCTCATTTCTATAAATCCCA GTCATGGTGGATGTAAATTTCCATCCAG CAAAAATGGGAGTGGAAATTTTAGTGGGTCAACGAATGTGGGATTAGGTCCGGCTTCAGAAGATTTGAGTAGCAGCAGTTATATTCCCAGGATCTATATCTTGATGGCAATCAATTTGCTGTTTTCAAGTCTGCTGATTTTGTGA
- the LOC138873079 gene encoding uncharacterized protein, giving the protein MKVLDVSYIIGEKVLLKVSPMKGVMRFRKKGKLSPQFIGSFKVLWRIEEVVYELALPPSLSSVHPVFHVSMLQKYISDPSQVLDFSTVQLDGDLTYNVEPVAILDQHVRKLRSKDIASVKVQWRV; this is encoded by the coding sequence atgAAGGTCCTTGATGTGTCTTACATaattggggagaaggttctgctgaaagtttcacccatgaagggtgtcatgagatttaggaagaagggcaagttgagccctcagtTTATTGGGTCGTTtaaggtgctttggaggattgaaGAGGTGGTTTacgagcttgccttgccacctagtttgtcgagtgtgcatccagtatttcatgtttctatgctccagaagtatatcaGCGATCCATCTCaggttttggatttcagcacggttcagttggatggtgatttgacttataatgtggagccggtggctattttaGATCAGcatgttcgaaagttgaggtcaaaggatatagcttcagtgaaggtgcagtggagagtttag
- the LOC104214611 gene encoding E3 ubiquitin-protein ligase ATL41-like, translated as MGFDDNDHPFFDHHRTKKYDLNSKIMLTAIISLSIVIFFVSLLHIYARCVLRRQARQRAALQQLSAAQIEPPKQGLQPSAIASLPIFTFKQNNLADGAKENNSVECTICLSVFEDGETARTLPNCKHVFHAECIDKWLVSQSTCPICRTEAEPRLVPEPREGIVGRTPPSAPSLEGGDSINIEVSSDCGLTQPSSSSLAKISGPSSRLSSFRRMLSREISSRRFQAVQSCGEEDGINIDLERQ; from the coding sequence ATGGGCTTTGACGATAATGATCACCCGTTTTTTGATCACCACAGAACAAAGAAATATGATCTTAACAGCAAGATCATGTTAACAGCCATTATTTCATTATCTATAGTTATTTTCTTCGTTAGCCTCCTTCATATATACGCACGGTGTGTGCTTAGACGCCAAGCTCGACAGAGGGCGGCGCTTCAACAATTAAGCGCCGCCCAAATCGAGCCACCCAAACAAGGACTCCAACCGTCCGCTATAGCTTCGCTTCCTATATTTACTTTCAAGCAGAATAATCTTGCCGATGGTGCTAAAGAAAATAATTCTGTTGAGTGCACGATTTGTTTGAGCGTTTTTGAAGATGGCGAAACGGCTAGGACTTTGCCTAATTGCAAACACGTTTTTCATGCAGAGTGCATTGATAAATGGTTGGTTTCTCAATCAACGTGTCCAATTTGCCGGACTGAGGCGGAGCCCCGGTTAGTTCCGGAGCCCCGAGAGGGCATTGTAGGCCGCACTCCGCCCTCGGCGCCGTCGCTCGAGGGTGGTGATTCAATAAATATTGAAGTGAGTTCAGATTGCGGATTAACAcagccttcatcatcatcattagCTAAAATTAGTGGACCAAGTTCGAGATTAAGCTCGTTTAGGAGAATGCTTAGCAGGGAAATATCATCAAGACGATTTCAAGCTGTTCAATCTTGTGGTGAAGAAGATGGTATAAATATTGATCTTGAGAGACAATGA